TCCTAACCGTCTGATTAGAGGAGATTCAGACTGAGCTCTGAAATATCAAATCTCTGCTCAGTTCTCACCTTAAGAGTGTTTACAGTCTGTTTCAGCTCCTGCAGCTTCTTCTGTTTCTCCTGGATTCTCTGCTGGAGTTTCTGCTGcatctctttcagctgattctatCAACAAGTAAATATTATGATAATTGTGAATTACGATCTTCAGTTTTTATATTAgagacagtaaaagaaataaacagaaataagaaaaataagataaTTACAGGTTATCCAGTTAGTATTAATGTATGAAAATGTACATTTCTCACCTGTTTCTCAGTTCTTTCTGTTGTAGCAGGAACTGTATCATGACCCTTGTGTTTATCCATTGTACATAATGAGCAGATAGATCTCTGATCAGTACGACAGTAGATCTCGATCAGTCTGtcatgctgagagcagatcttctcTTGGAGCTGGGTGGACGCTTTAACCAGATTGTGCTTCTTCAATCCAGGAACTTCATAGTGAGGTTTAAGATGCGCTTCACAAAAGGAGGCCAGACACATCAGACAGGACTTGATGGCTCTGAGTTTTCTCCCGGTgcagaaatcacactccacatctccagctccagcgtaatggggagcaggagaagcagcttggagttctgtgttcttcttcagtttctccaccacttcagccagcatgttgtTTCTGCGTAGAACAGGCCTTGGAGTGAAGGTCTCTCTGCACTGGGGGCAGCTGTAGATCCCAGACattccaagttgcaaaagttgatttcagggaggttacccaacCAATCATCCTTCAGCAGATCCAGACAGACTGGACAGCTGAACTGATCGTGATCTACTGAAATACTGGCCTCTGCCATTTTCCTGCACTTCTACACTGAGTGAGAGCAGCCCTCTGAGATCACTTTCATTTACTCTGAACTGAGCAGGAGAGACTTCCTGCTTTACTGCTGTTCAGAGTGacacagagaggaggaggagaaaaagaggaggaggagaaacccTACAATAGTATAGAGTCTGGCTGCAGAGCCCTACTGTAAGGGACTCACCTTCACTGTGGGAACAAAAATAATGTATGGGCTTGTGTCGGATGcgaaaagataaatatatatctgATTTTGTCAGCAATGATTTTGAAGCATTACATTTTCTCAAGAATAtgtgaaatgtgttcctttgaaggaATAAGACATACTAGTCCTGCTTATAAACATttactaatcttaaaaaaaaatgcagagaggtagatttactgttttcacttttatttttttttattatttagccaCCTAGCTAAACTGATCGATCTGCAGTAAACTGTAACAGTTAACTTACAGTTTGCAGTAACAGTTACGAGTTACGAGTTTGCAGCTACTGCTAGTATATGGCAAAGCCTGAACCGTAAACACAGAGTATAGTACAATACAGATTTATATTTGTGTCCTTCATTTCAAACTGGTAGTGACGTTACTGAAAGCCAGCGTGTGAGCCTGGAAATTCAAGGGAGAACATCAAGTAACTAGCTTAGGTCTAGTTAACTAGCTCAGCACACCTCAGCTTGTTGATCTCAGAATGGATGAAATAATGCTGCCTTCAGATCGTGTCAGAAGTATCGCGTTTACGAGATGAGAGCACATGAACGCCACcacaaactcgtatttaccaGTGTGAAACTCGGATTTATAGGTAAGCCCTGAGTTTCTCAGTTGGGGGCGTGTTAATTACAAGAggtcaataaattaattaaatatatttaaattgatgATCAGTAAATTGATGCGGACAGTTTGTATTGTAAACTGCTTAACAtttaccctgtgttcacactggaaagcgacaggtgACCAtttatttcctatggcagggcgtgatttgtcgccgcgacacgcgagaggcgacaagcgacactgaattttatgcaaattaattatgaagCGATATTGTAACCCGATTGGCTTTTTTGGACCAATCACATTCAAGGCGCTCCGAGGTCCTCaggcttctgctctctgaactctTGGTCTCTTTCGCATTTCTTCCTATCACACAGAAAAAACCAAGAGTCAAGGTCGGAAGTCATAGCtgcagaataaagtggccaagcgattcctcatatttataccagattttccctccaaaatgtatcATTTTCAAGCGGGAATAAAATGACTGGATGGTGTATGTTaagttgtttaataaatattttatggcCATTAAAGCAATACaattgtttttgccttttttcttgtTGGAAGCTGTGATACACGCGCGGTAAgctttgacacgcccacaagcgacaaatgcGGGGGACACGTGCAAAGAGTATCAGAAAATTAAGGGTGTGGGGACAGCTGTCCAAGGCAGGggcatagcagcaaattctgggccctgtacactcaatgtcagtgggccctatccatgccagtacacaagaaacgtgagtgaaaaaaaatcagaattttcATGGaaccctctccctactcgggccctgggtagtcaggtccacgaCCACTCCCATGGTCCAAGCCCCCCAAATCTGCCCGACATGACTGATGGGTGGGCAAAGCTGTCTGTAGACTGTGACTTCTAACCGCAAAATAGAAAACATTTTGGAAAAGCTCTCTTTGCAACAGAGTGTGGAGAAACTTGAGGACCATGATGGACAAAGAGTGACCAGGCTAAACTGGTAAGCGGCAGTTATCCTAACAAGTCTAATCTGCTTTGGGCTCCCTCTTATCAGCACTGGCCTTGGCCAAGGCGAGTTGCTGAGACTGTAAATTTCTCCAGAGAAGCACGTCTTTCAGAAGAATCTCATTGGAGCGCAGTCTGGAAGTATGCTTTTTCCCCTCTCCTTTCCCCATGTCCCCATCCTTATGCTTCTCATTTCCTGATGATGGCTTCATTTCACCTGTGCCTGTACTTGTTGCTTATAACTGTGTGACAaagtttcattcattcattcaaataaATCTACTCTTTAACTCAGAAGTCAGTAGATACATATTATATGAAATCCCTCTCCATTCTGACCCCTCATGTTAAGCTCTTCTGCGGTTTAAGCCAGCAGCTTCACTAGTAAGAAATTCTGTCTGACTAAAAACTCATTAGCTCTAACCCACAGCAGCAGCTCAGcctaatcagctctccctcctgccctgcccctaaaaatatatctttttgcatttttcaaatttgagggtggagggtggagagggtggagtcagctgaaATCAGAGGGGTTAGTTCTTTAAgagtcttgtgttttttttgtgatattgattGAAATTGTCAATAGCATAAGTATAAAGTATCTTTAAAAAAGTTGCATTCTATACAGCAACAGTGATATGCAGTTTTTTTATTCGGTAAAGtgtccaggaaaaaaaaacacctcacatAATGTCAAAGTAAATAGAATACGTAAGATAAATGAATTTTAATAAACGTTTTATTCCAAAGGAATGATATATAGAGAATaaactttataatatttattttatggaATTTCCACAATATATGTAATTAACTATCTAGACAAAAAAGACAAGATAcgttatttaaacaattaaacacaacATTACACTAGTAAATCAGAAAACACATACAGCTTACTTGCATCCGGTAATTCTTTTAAAAAGAGCTCTATATGGTGGGTGCCTCATTTAAGTCCCCACAGTGGAGGTGAGTCCCAGACTGCTGCGAGCCTGCCCAGAATAAACCATCACCACATTCCACACACAATAACTGCAGAGTACACACCATGTACTGTTAAATTTAAGTAGACACCAGTtctactgaataaaaataaaatgtttgatagAACATATTATGCCAACAGATCTCCTACTTCATATATTTCAGCAGTGCAGAAGCTGTGGGACGAAAACTCTCAAAAAAAGAAAGATCTACAGTCTTAGTGCAGAAATGTCTGCATTTTAGTCTTGGCTGTAAAACTGTGCATGGAAATGAGTGATTTGTAGGTGATAGAAAAAAGCAAACTACATAAAACCTATTAAATTTCCAAACCTTGATTTGCCAAACCTTTGTTtcaactttactgtgcaaaacagaataaTTTAGCTAATTCATTTTTAGTTATGTCCAGATACGGCAGCAACTTCTCTGGGCTCGAAGGCACCTTGGGTGAACCCTTACACAGTGGAAACATACTGTTTATCCTCAGACAAGcatatttttctgatttggggttttacCTAGTAAAACTAGATGATATCATTTTTATCACACAACCTCACAGATGATCCATCACCAACCCCAAACCCAgcgtagaggggctgagtgaatgtggtgtggagtgtgtgtaggagggtcattgtatcagagacgctgtagaaggacagagttcctgcactgtgatccacatacactcctattctggagGATGGAGGAGCCGATAGCTTAGTCCTAATGTTGTtttgtaagaaagagagagaggaagaacacACCAGACTCCAGGACTGACTGTTGAATCCGAAGCCAGAATCATGACCCCTTCCTTTCCTACTGATTTCTTTATATGAGACTGATATTTCCACACACCCAAACCATCCACtgctccactcaacctcccagtaacagcgtccacacacactctccttacTCAACACCTGACAGTAgtaatcaaatctctctggatgatcagagaTTGACGGGACTCTATTATTCCACTTCACCACTCTGTTCTTTTGAGACAGAATGAGGAAACGATGTGCTGTATTGGGATCCAAAGTCAGTCGACAGAAATCTTAAAAGTAACAGAAacataaaaacagtattttatttacCTGTTCGTGTGAGAAAGTCTGGTGTGTATATGTGAATGTATGCCTATATGCTTTGGTGTGCGTGTTCTGTTATACATACATTGCAAAAAGTCTTCTCTGGTGTTTGGTTCTGAGCGTAAAATCTGAACTGCATCTGTGGAGAAACAGACACGCACACAACAGTCCAACACAATCAATAGGATAGGATAGgatagaacaaaataaaacataacagaatagaatagaattaacTCTACAGGTCTGTTTGTTTCTCTTAACACATTTCTACATTAAATATGTGTTGTCAGTATTTAATGTAACTAAAATGGTTCTGATTTAAAGAGAAATGCCACAGACTTTAATAAATTCCTGTAAAATGAAACAGCTTATATTTTCAAAGTCATAGGTTTGGTAGAAACGTTCTGTTTTAAAGAAATGTTCTGGGTCCAGACACCTGAAGAGGAGAGGTCTCTAAAAGCTCCTCACAGAAAGTTGGTTATGAATgatgtctgagacactgatttatcaTCCTTTTCAGAAGATTTTAAACTGAAACCTatttttaaacattcatttaTGGTAGAGGGAAACATGCAGAAagttctaaaataaaatagtccACAAAACACTTACTGAGGGTTCTAGATAGTACATAAAATGTCTATATTAATAGTGTAATAACAGAGAACCCTGAATCTCATCAGCAGCACTGTAAAGAGTGGGTTTGTTCCTCTACAGTGATCTGAATAAAATAACTTGTATTCTTCTGTCTGACAGCAGGACAGCAGCTCTCACCATGTGGAGGGATTTTCCTGAATTCCTCTCTGCAGAATTCCTCTAGTCGCTCTTTCAGCTCAGAGAGAGATTTCCTCACTCCATCAAATGAGGGATGTTGATGGACAGTGATGCTGGGAGAGTCCTCAGATCcagaagagacacagagagactggAAACTCTACAGAGAGAAGAAACACAGTGGAGGAAGATAAAGGTGGAGAAGAGAAATGAAGGAGCTCAGAGCAAATTAGACTAAAGGGAAACTTGGGATTCCAGACAGCTTTATTTATTGGAGCTTCATGAACTTTTGCTGAGAGGAGTTTTAGAAGTTTGATGAGGAGCAGCTTCCTCTGGAGATCAGTGAGagttacctggaggaaatggatgtgatcctctgtgtgtgaaagctgctccagctcagtgtgtCTCCTCTTTAGATCAGCCATCTCCTGCTGCAGTTTCTCCAGGAGTTCTTCAGCTCCACTCAGTTCAgccttctcctgatctctgatcagctctgttacctcagagcgctttttctcaatggagcggatcagctcagtaaagatcctctcactgtcctccactgctgcctGTGCAGAGacctttttacacacacacacacacaattttattgcattccctttttatttattcacatacAGAGTACACACAACAAAGAACTACTCACACCAAACATTTTCCTTACTACTGTATACTCCACAGTTTACAACTAATACAAAATAAGGACATTTGGTACTGGTGGTTGGAGACTAGAAACAACTGGCTATGCAGATGTTCCTATCATAGCACATATCATTTTGGTTGCTTTAGACATTCTGAAATGCATAATCTTATAAGAAAAATTGCTCTGAACTTCTCTCCCAGAACTTTTATGTTCCCAGCTTTAAGGTGGACATTGTCAGGGTTGCACTGAGATTTCAGCCTTTATTAGATGGGTTACTGCACAGAGACATTCATTGAACTGGAGATCCAGACTGAGCTCTGAAATATCAAGAATCTGCTCAGCACTCACCTTAATAGTGAGCAAATTTTGTTCCAGCTCCTGTAGCTTCTTTTGGTTCTCTTGGATTCTCTGCTGGAACTTTCTCTGAATCTCCATTAGCTGATTCTATTAACAAGAAAAGTTGTAGTGTTTATGATATTTATGAATTCTGCCATTCAACGTTCATATTAAGTTCAGGCAAAATCATTTTTTGACACTGCCATGTGCCTGTCTGAACTTTGGATTTTTCAGCATGTCCAATTAAGGCTGAACAAATATTTTCTAACATTTCAACTGGAAACATTACATTTGATTCTTTAAAACAAATTCAGTACATATTTTTAATTGGTTCAAAATCTGAATTCATTATATTTCTGGATAACAGTTTGATCACATCTTATATCTTATGTCAGAAGTGTTAAAGTCAAGATTTTTAGAgctaagtctgagtcaagactaagATGAATATTTTGAAAAGAGTTAGAGTCAAAAGCGATAGGGAGATGCCGAGACTTCAAAGAatagacttttattttaatataacaataaacaagaaaaaggaaaaatatgtCATACTCATTTATTGTACATTCTGTATCATTCCTTTTACATGATATATAATACAATCATAAATATTACACTTcatcaaatgttttaaaatgcaaCATTAATTAATATACAGTCTAAATGAATATTAATTAGTATTTAATTAAATAACATGTAAAAGAAGCACCATCTATTGATCATTATTTGTTACAGTACCAGCTTCTTTGTGTACAGATTTAGCAGTGTTTTGACTGCCACACTATGCTGTGCTTCAAGTAGGTAGTCTAGTCAGATCATTCAGATAACTAAAGCTGGGCACTTCTGGTGATATTTAAGGTGAGATGTGTGccatattagatattagatattagcaTTTCCTGTGTAACATACTGTCTACAGCCTGTATGCATCCCCAAACTGTTCCCTCTTCACCAACACTCCACTACAGAGTATTAATGCTTATGAAGAATCACCTTCAGCATGAGCGTCCCGCCAATAAATTTGAGGGGGACAGGTCTCCTTCCCatttcatatttatttgttttgagcGGCACAcacttattataatttattatgtatCCCTGTTGAATTTTAagaggaaataaaagaaaaaaaggttttatttctaCAATAGTTTATTTGTGCTTACACAACCTAAATCAATCATATCTGTTGCTATATCTTAGTTGGTGCAAGGTGACTGGTTTAGTTGCCTTTTATTCAAAAGCCTAAATAGTGTGCGAGGCTAGGAGTTGTGAGTGGCCCAAGAGCAGAACAAGAGAAAGACAAGCAGATTCAACCATGTGGCACACCAACTAAATTTGTGTGTCTGACTCTAAAATAGTTATTGAATTAAGCCACTTTTATAAGTAAAATTGTTTATCAACATATTAAAAATACACCAACATGCAGGAAATGGCATCCAATTCATTTTAAGGGGATGGACCCCCAGACCACCATTGTGTCTTTTTAATGGAGAGAGATAAGAGCTGAGCTGTTGAGCACGTTAATTTACACACCCTTAAACGTGACAAATGTACTGGATTTGCGGTCACAACAACAGTTTCCAATTCACCCCCAGACATAGACAACTCTAGTACAACAACACTAGGCATAACGATGtgcaacaaaaaaagatgaagaggTGATGATTTACCTGTTCTAAATGTAACACAGCAAACTAAGACTTTATTTAAAGGTAAacaagtttcttattttacactgtaaatttgtGAAACATACAAGTTGAGAAACTATGTGCTGTATTTTCTGATATGTTGTTGCAGAGACTGCTTCAACAAGAATTTGAACTTTAACACCGTCTCTGAACGTCACTGGAAGATCCTGTTACCTAATCTTCCAACCAGATCAAATGTGACTGATAAAATTGACTGGTAATGTAATTAAAGAGTAAAGTTTGTTCCACCATGCGTGGCATTGTTATGCATAGTATGCTACTTTGAGAGATTCAAATACATGTAAATATGACTACAGTCTGATCACAGTTATCAGATTTGGTCACTTTCAGCTTAAAatcttaacaataaaaaaaaa
This genomic interval from Astyanax mexicanus isolate ESR-SI-001 chromosome 1, AstMex3_surface, whole genome shotgun sequence contains the following:
- the LOC103029040 gene encoding tripartite motif-containing protein 16-like isoform X2; translated protein: MAEASISVDHDQFSCPVCLDLLKDPVTIHCGHSYCMVCINGNWDQEDQRGIYSCPQCRETFTPRPVLRRNNMLAEVVEKLKKNIELQAASPAPRYAGAGDVECDFCTGRKLRAIKSCLMCLASFCEAHLKPHYEVPGLKKHKLVKASTQLQEKICSQHDRLIEIYCRTDQRSICYLCTMDKHKGHDTVPVTAERTEKQNQLMEIQRKFQQRIQENQKKLQELEQNLLTIKVSAQAAVEDSERIFTELIRSIEKKRSEVTELIRDQEKAELSGAEELLEKLQQEMADLKRRHTELEQLSHTEDHIHFLQSFQSLCVSSGSEDSPSITVHQHPSFDGVRKSLSELKERLEEFCREEFRKIPPHDAVQILRSEPNTREDFLQYFCRLTLDPNTAHRFLILSQKNRVVKWNNRVPSISDHPERFDYYCQVLSKESVCGRCYWEVEWSSGWFGCVEISVSYKEISRKGRGHDSGFGFNSQSWSLVCSSSLSFLQNNIRTKLSAPPSSRIGVYVDHSAGTLSFYSVSDTMTLLHTLHTTFTQPLYAGFGVGDGSSVRLCDKNDII
- the LOC125782487 gene encoding tripartite motif-containing protein 29-like, with protein sequence MSGIYSCPQCRETFTPRPVLRRNNMLAEVVEKLKKNTELQAASPAPHYAGAGDVECDFCTGRKLRAIKSCLMCLASFCEAHLKPHYEVPGLKKHNLVKASTQLQEKICSQHDRLIEIYCRTDQRSICSLCTMDKHKGHDTVPATTERTEKQNQLKEMQQKLQQRIQEKQKKLQELKQTVNTLKVRTEQRFDISELSLNLL
- the LOC103029040 gene encoding tripartite motif-containing protein 16-like isoform X1 — encoded protein: MCCMVCINGNWDQEDQRGIYSCPQCRETFTPRPVLRRNNMLAEVVEKLKKNIELQAASPAPRYAGAGDVECDFCTGRKLRAIKSCLMCLASFCEAHLKPHYEVPGLKKHKLVKASTQLQEKICSQHDRLIEIYCRTDQRSICYLCTMDKHKGHDTVPVTAERTEKQNQLMEIQRKFQQRIQENQKKLQELEQNLLTIKVSAQAAVEDSERIFTELIRSIEKKRSEVTELIRDQEKAELSGAEELLEKLQQEMADLKRRHTELEQLSHTEDHIHFLQSFQSLCVSSGSEDSPSITVHQHPSFDGVRKSLSELKERLEEFCREEFRKIPPHDAVQILRSEPNTREDFLQYFCRLTLDPNTAHRFLILSQKNRVVKWNNRVPSISDHPERFDYYCQVLSKESVCGRCYWEVEWSSGWFGCVEISVSYKEISRKGRGHDSGFGFNSQSWSLVCSSSLSFLQNNIRTKLSAPPSSRIGVYVDHSAGTLSFYSVSDTMTLLHTLHTTFTQPLYAGFGVGDGSSVRLCDKNDII